Proteins encoded together in one Meles meles chromosome 7, mMelMel3.1 paternal haplotype, whole genome shotgun sequence window:
- the SLC25A17 gene encoding peroxisomal membrane protein PMP34 gives MASVLSYESLVHAVAGAVGSVTAMTVFFPLDTARLRLQVDEKRKSKTTHMVLLEIIKEEGLLAPYRGWFPVISSLCCSNFVYFYTFNSLKAVWVKGQRSTTGKDLVVGFVAGVVNVLLTTPLWVVNTRLKLQGAKFRNEDIVPTNYKGIIDAFHQIIRDEGILALWNGTFPSLLLVFNPAIQFMFYESLKRQLLKKRVKLSSLDVFIIGAVSKAIATTVTYPMQTVQSILRFGRHRLNPENRTLGSLRNVLYLLHQRVKRFGIMGLYKGLEAKLLQTVLTAALMFLVYEKLTAATFTVMGLKSAHKH, from the exons GGAAGCGTGACAGCAATGACAGTATTTTTCCCCTTGGATACAGCTCGACTCCGACTTCAAG TTGATGAGAAAAGAAAGTCCAAAACTACACACATGGTCCTCCTGGAGATCATTAAGGAAGAAGGCCT CCTGGCACCATATCGAGGGTGGTTTCCAGTTATCTCCAGTCTCTGCTGCTCCAATTTTGTCTATTTCTACACTTTTAATAGTCTCAAAGCAGTCTGGGTCAAAGGTCAACGTTCTACTACTGGAAAAGATCTAGTAGTTGGATTTGTTGCAG gagtGGTGAATGTGTTGCTAACAACTCCGCTCTGGGTGGTAAACACCAGACTGAAACTACAAGGGGCAAAATTTAGGAATGAAGACATTGTACCAACCAACTACAAAGGTATTATTG ATGCCTTTCACCAGATCATTCGAGATGAAGGAATCTTGGCTTTATGGAATGGCACATTTCCTTCCTTGCTGTTGGTCTTCAATCCTGCCATCCAGTTCATGTTCTATGAAAGTTTAAAACGGCAGCTTCTAAAGAAACGAGTGAAG ctttcttctctgGATGTGTTCATCATTGGTGCAGTATCCAAGGCAATTGCTACTACGGTCACCTATCCCATGCAGACGGTACAGTCCATTCTGAGG TTTGGACGTCACAGACTAAACCCAGAAAACAGAACACTGGGGAGTCTTCGGAATGTTCTCTATCTTCTTCACCAACGAGTAAA GCGTTTTGGAATCATGGGACTCTACAAGGGCCTTGAAGCCAAACTGCTGCAGACAGTCCTCACTGCTGCTCTCATGTTCCTGGTTTATGAGAAACTGACGGCTGCTACCTTCACAGTTATGGGGCTGAAGAGTGCCCACAAGCACTGA